The following nucleotide sequence is from Fusarium graminearum PH-1 chromosome 1, whole genome shotgun sequence.
CGCCCAACAATTCCAGGAACTTCCCCTGGGCCAGCAAGTTGGAATTGGCTTTGCAGTCTTCCTCGTGCTCTCCGTCGTCCTCAATGTCCTCAACCAGCTCCTCTTCCGAAACCCCAATGAGCCCCCTATGGTCTTCCACTGGTTCCCCTTTGTTGGAAGCACCATCACATACGGAATGGACCCCCCCACGTTCTTCAGAGAGAACCGTGCCAAGGTACGTTCGATACAGCCGCATTGAGTTGGAAACACATCTCGAACTTAGGGAGCGCAGAAACTCCCGAGGCTGCTCTACCAGAATCAAAACGATCAAAACTAACTTTGTACTAGCACGGCGATGTCTTCACCTTTATCCTCCTCGGAAAGAAAACCACTGTCGCTGTTGGCCCTGCTGGAAACGacttcatcctcaacggcaagctcaaggatgtGTGTGCTGAGGAGATCTACACCGTTCTCACTACTCCTGTCTTTGGCAAGGATGTCGTCTATGACTGCCCCAACGCCAAGCTCATGGAACAGAAGAAGGTGAGAAACAGCAGTTATCAAACCGTTTGACCTGTATACTGACATATGCTCCTAGTTCATGAAGATTGCCCTGACCACCGAAGCCTTCCGATCCTACGTTCCCATCATCTCCTCCGAGGTTCGCGATTACTTCAAGAGAAGCCCCGACTTCAAGGGCAAGTCTGGCATTGCCGATATCCCCAAGAAGATGGCCGAGATCACTATCTTTACTGCTTCCCATGCTCTCCAGGGCAGCGCCATCCGCAGCAAGTTTGACGAGTCCCTGGCCGCTCTCTACCACGACCTCGATATGGGCTTCACCCCCATCAACTTCATGCTTCACTGGGCCCCTCTCCCCTGGAACCGTAAGCGCGACCACGCCCAGCGCACTGTTGCCAAGATCTACATGGACACTATCAAGGAGCGCCGCGCCAAGGGCAACAACGAATCCGAGcatgacatgatgaagcaCCTTATGAACTCTACATACAAGAACGGTATCCGTGTCCCTGACCACGAGGTTGCCCACATGATGATTGCCCTCCTTATGGCTGGCCAgcactcttcttcttccaccagctCATGGATCATGCTCCGTCTCGCTCAGTACCCTCACATCATGGAAGAGCTCTACCAGgagcaggtcaagaaccTCGGTGCTGATCTGCCTCCTCTGACTTACGAAGACCTTGCCAAGCTGCCCCTTAACCAGGCTATCGTCAAGGAGACCCTTCGTCTCCATGCTCCTATCCACTCCATCATGCGCGCCGTCAAGTCTCCCATGCCCGTCCCTGGCACTAAGTATGTCATTCCCACTTCGCACACTCTTCTCGCTGCTCCTGGTGTCAGTGCTACCGACTCTGCCTTCTTCCCCAACCCTGATGAGTGGGACCCTCACCGATGGGAGGCAGACTCTCCCAACTTCCCCCGCATGGCTTCCAAgggcgaggacgaggagaagatcgaCTACGGTTACGGCCTTGTCAGCAAGGGTTCAGCTTCTCCCTACCTGCCTTTCGGCGCTGGCCGTCACCGATGCATTGGTGAGCACTTTGCCAACGCCCAGCTTCAAACCATTGTTGCCGAGGTTGTTCGCGAGTTCAAGTTCCGCAACGTTGATGGCGGTCACACCCTGATCGATACCGACTACGCCTCGCTCTTCTCCCGACCTCTGGAGCCCGCCAACATTCACTGGGAGCGACGCCAGTAAACTTATGCCTGACGGCAATGATGCAAAGACACGAAATCAGTTGTATATATACAGCACATGCAACGGGCATGCTGCGGAGTTGAATGTTTTGTAATGGCTGGGCTGTTATTATCACCAAAAAGAGAAGTTAATTGTCATGCCATGCCGGCAAAGTCTGGCGATAGAATATACATTTTTAATTAGCAACGATCAAAATATGAACTGTTCAGTTTTTGGAATTAAACCAGCTGTATCTGTGTATGTgctttgttgatatgatCTGATATGTAAGTGAGACAATCTTATGAGGCTTTAggtgaagtgaagtgaagtTGGAAGTTGGCAGAACAAACCCCACTGAGGCGAGCGCCATCAATGACGACTGTACTATTCTTGCCAGTTTTGACTACAGCTTCACTCAGTACTGCTGTTCTACTGTCTTGACTTTAAGCGCATAATTACCCATCTGTGTTTTCAATCGTTGTCTATTTCTCATATAATTGCGAGCAAAAGCCATCACATTACTGGTTTAGAGTTCATCAATACCTCTTTGGAATAATATCGTTGACCAAGCCAGGGACCAGACCCAGCCAGTACTATATCTGAGCACCACAGCAAGACATCATGAGCGAGTCATACGGCCCCATTGTTCGTCTCTGGGGCATTCATCCTTCCAAGCTTCCGGCTGCAGGATCACAGTCCGAAGATCTCAAAGTACTTCTCGCTTCGATCCTTCTCGAGGCTCAGCCCTTCATAGATTCCGTCCCTTCCGAAATACCCTCTGTGGAGCCCGCCACAGAGCTACGCTCCACAGGTGATATATGGAAGCACAAAGCAGTCAAGAAATACGACGGTTCGACAGCTCCTGTTCATGTGTTTGAGCGTACAGTAGACGCCGACACCCTGGGCATCGTCGCTCAGAAGAATCCCGGCCTTGGCGTCTCTCCCAGCAAAGCCCAGTCAGAGCTCTGGGCACTACGACGAAGCACTCACGAaccaaagaaggaaaagggaaCGGCAGATTGGGATGAGTTTGTGAGATGtttcaaggagaagcatgctgaagctgaaagCATCTTTACCCCAGGTGTCGTGGGCTTCAAGAGGCTACAAGAGTGGGATTGCTCAGGTATCGAAGTCCAGCTCGAAGGCAAGACGTGGGTTGACTGGACACTTCGTCGTGAAGAGTCTGTCCACGATCTCCCTGGCCCGCTATCTAAGCGTGTCTTTCCAGTTCTTCAAGCCACAGCTGCCGTGCGTGGTCGCAAGGAGTTCATGGTCATTCAGATCGCTATCCGGGCCAGTGACGACGCTACAGACGTGGTTGTGCACGATGGCCCTATTAGAGCGGCCTACTCTAGCATTGAGAGGGTGCGAGAGCTGGATGGTGGCAACTTGGAGTGGGTGATGGGGACAGTTTCTGATGCGAAGGGGTTGGTGCCTATGTGGGCGCAGAAGTTGGGCTTGTCTGCAGCGATCGCCAAGGACGTGGGTATGTTTTTGAGATGGATTGGAGAGGAGAGACTGAAGGGCAAAGATGCTGAAGTTATCGGGGATCTGGAATAGGCGCATGAGCTGGAGTGTTTTGTGTGCCTGTCCGAGTTCTTTCAGAGATTCTGGGTGGATGAGTGGTGATAGCTTCTTCGGGCATGTACAACAGCCCGTTAATCTGTCCTTATATGTTTTTCTAATGATTTAGTATGAGTTGGATAATAGCGCTGTTGCTATTTATAAAGCTGCAGAATTTGGCAGTGGTGAGTAGAAAGGTAGCTCCTGCCTACGAACTGCTGCCACTTCCCTCTTTCCTGCCTCACTCATGCACTgaattcttttctcttctccttccagCAATTCGTCCGTTCTTATTTTTAATTCTCCTCCTTATACAGCATCACAGACACGCAAGATCCTGCATTGGAGATCATGACTGTGCTGTGACTCTTTCTCTTGTGAAAACACAGTGGCCTCCATTCTTCCGATCTACGTCGCTTTTTAGCGAGGGAATAAGCGACAAGCAATTATAGGAGCCTCTTCTTTTCGATATGCCAAAGGTACCCAAGACTCGCCGCCAACCTCGCCGAGGTCCAATCCGGGTTGCGGCCCCCCTATCGCCGCCAGCAAGCCAGAATATAAATAGAACAATTTCGAATACATCTGATACCGCTGCCGGTTCTCTGCCAGTTTCATCTGCGGCACAAGCTATAGACCATGAGGATGGTGAAGGTGCAAGACTCCTCAAGCAAGCAGAGACACTTGCAACCATGAGTGTTGAAGTGAATCTCCGCGCTCTCTCGACACTTGCGTACAAACTTCAAGATGATGTCAAAAGACTCGTGCTTCGTACTTCCGACGATCAAAACTTCCGACGTGAGAACGAAGAAAGACTAACCAGAATAATGTACGAAGTACAAACCGTCAAGTCGTTCATGGCTCCTCTACAAGGCCTACCACCAGCCACCCGAGCCGACATCGATAGGTTACAGcaggagatgagagaaaCTTCTACCAAGTGGCACAAGCAAATCGAAGATGTGGAAGTCAAACTGGATGCGCTATCGGAGGGAATGAAGCAGCCCCCCAAGCCAGTTGTTACGAAGGCAGTCGGTCCAGAACCGATTACACCTGATACTACTGGCAAAGAGACACGTGCGATGCAGAGAGCAAAGGCAGAGCTTCAGCCAAGTATCCAAAAGCAACAAAGTGGGTGTTTCCAATTGGATATGCTTACTTCGATAATTGCTGACCTACTACAAAGCTTCCTCTCGTTCGTCAACTCCCGAGTCACGCATTCAAGACGCTATCGACTCTACAAAACGGTGGAATCGCGAGCATAAGACTACGAAGTTGAGAGACGGCCACTTTATCCTTTCTTATTTCAGGaagcagaaacaaagagacGCCGAGCTAGCCGGAATACTCCAACGGACACTTCAAAGACGGGTGACAAACAAGGTCAAATCTAGATTTGATCCTCAAAGTCTAGAAGAGCTCAGCCAGCATGCTTTATGGGCAGATATCATAGATATGGCAACGGAAGTTCTGGTTGTCAACAAGTTAAAGACTGCGCAGTTACTGAGTCGATCATGAACTGGATGTATACAGTTTTAGGGGTTTTGTTGAAGTTCGATTTTGAAAGATCTCATGGAGGGGCGACTCCTCGGAAAGGGGAGGGACGCATACATGAAGCACGCCTTGACATGCAACTGGGCAGACTGTTTGTAATAATTCAATGTGGTATTTGGTCTGAATTCATATCTAAGTCATGCCCCCCAAGTACCGGGCAACACCGTAACGCCGTTCTCCTGCCATGGGCCTTTTCTTCCATATTGTGTTTATGCTACGACCATTGCGATTCTCGCCTCCATTGCATGGCATCTAGTCGTCTGTCTCGATACCAATAGACGAGTTCTTGAGCTCAATTTCTGCCCTGAGCTGCTTGATGGTTTGCTCAATGCGAGTTCGCAAGATCTTGTTCGTAGTACGTGCCAGCTCGGCTTGCTTGTTGCCCAGCTGTTTCTTAAGGTCATTGATAATATCCTTGACACCCTGCTCCTCGTCACGCTGGGCACGAGCATCGTCATCCAgatcttcgtcatcatcatcgtcgtcgtctgAGACTTCTTCTGACTCGTCCGACTCGATACTGTCTTGTAGAGGCGCAGGTGTATTGACCTGGGTGGTAGTCATGGGCGTAGGTGCATCCGGACCTGTGACAGGAGTCTCGGCGCTGACCTCTCCAGCGAAAGCAGCCTCCAGATCAGCCTCAAGGTCATCGTCTCCTTCGCCTTCGCCGCCGAACAATCCATCCTGGCTTTGGAAGTAGTCCATAGTGTCATCAATCTCACCATCGGCATCCTCGTCTGCgccgtcatcgtcatcgtccttgcTCTCATCGACCCATTCCCAGCGCGTCGAGCCAGCCTTAGCGTCCTCGGCGAGCAGGCGCTCGACTTCTGCTTCCTTGTCCTCAATCTCCTTACGACTGATGGTCTTTGCGAATCGTCGGTTTGCACAATCGTGCATTGGTGGCGTCAGGCCATGTGGCCACTTGAAATGTTGGTCGATCATGCTCGGCAATGTCGTTTCCCTGGCCTCGGCTTCGCTGGATACCCTGGCGTAGACCAGAAGCATCTGGCAGATGTCGGCGGATTTAAGGAACGACTTTCGATCCCACGTCTTCATCGCCTCGGTAATCGTGGGTAGGTCTACCATGACAGCGGCAAACGGTTGACCCTTGACTGTCACGACCGCTCTTCGACTATCCTCTTCGAAGAACCTTAGTTGTATGTCTGCTCCTCCCGCGCTCCGGGGAATACCCATCTTTCCATTCTCCATACACCATCGGACATAATCGCAGTGCTCTCCCGGCATCATTCTCAGGACAAACTGCTCCTCAATCGATGGATCCTTTTCTCTATCACTCGCTTCTGAGTCGTAGCCATCTCCTGGCGGGTGAACTGGTGCGCGTCCCTTCggcttcaccaccaccgtcGGAGTGAGTCCCGACTTTGTAGCCTTGAGCTTTATTTTCGTCGTTGGATGCGCCGAtcccagctcatcatccaGGTCATCGTGCTGGCGCTTCTTACTCTCGACGAGTTTCTGAGTGGGTTTAGGTTGTCTTCCGGCTTTTGTTTTGGACGGGGGCTGTTCGGCTGGCGTAGAAGGTTGTGATTTTccgatcttgagcttcacTTTGCGGCCTCCTTccgttggcgttgatgttgGGGCAATGGTACCTGACCCTGCAGCTTTGGCCGAAGCTGACGGTGTCGCACTTATATTCGCATCGGCAAcgaatgatgatgatcgGTTCACGTTGATCTTGAGTCGGGGTTTCGCGGCTGGCGTGCCCTCCTTTGGCGTAGGTGTAGACATGTTTGCGATGGAGAGCTTGCAGAGCTAAGAAGCCTGTGATGCTCTCTCTTGAGCGAGGAGTGTTATGTGTATGAACTGTAACAGCTCTGTCTAAAATTTGGCCcaaaagaatgaaaagggCGAAGAGATCCTTGAGAGAAAGAACTTCGTATTGTCCCCAAATTGTCTCTTTGCGATGTGAATGCAGGGTCGATAAAATAGATGGTAGCTAATCTGTAAAGAAATCGCCCTAGGAATCGCGCCGCGCGCTGTTGGAGAGCATGGAAGAGAGTATCCACTTTTATCCGCCTCGACGTCTGTCGCAATCAGACCAATAAATAGGTTGATAAATATTTATCAGACATGGACCGATGCTTTGAAGTTTAATAGACTAGAGAAGGTCTGTCAATGCAGTTATCAATTGTTCTATATACTCATATACTCTCCATTTGAATGCTACCTTGAGTAAGAACATAAGTTTAAGGAATTCATTGACCCTCTCAAGTCAGAGCTGTAACGTATGCACTTGGAAGCCATTAAAAGAAAGCTGTGAGTCGGATATTCACAAAGTCTACGCTGTTTCTAGCGTTGCAGTTGAAactgaagaaaagaaggagtgGTATCTTGTATGCTATTTAGAAACAACGCCGCCCAACATCACCGTGCCTCGTCAAATGCTTTGCCACGAAGGCTCGTTTTAAGTACAACTCATGACCTATGTGACAATCCAAGAAAATATAATAGATGTAACTAGTAATTTGTTGGTCATTTACCAGTCGATACCTGTCCAGCCATAGGTGCCGTCCACGTTGTGCCAACCACCATTCTCCATACTATCCTCCCAGCCCATCATCACAGCCAGCAACCGGCACCCCATCGAGCTCACGGTGCATACTATCTTGTCACTCGACTCGGCGAGTACAGAAAGGTCCATCATATAGGCTCGACCAACGAGACCGCGAAGCCTCAGTGTCTCTTCTGATGGCGGCGCCATGTGCCTAGCTTCCTCATTCACATCTTCAACGTGGACCCCGGCAGGTGCTTCGGCGGCATTGTTCTGGCTGTTGACGCCAAGATTCCAAAAGAGAGGAGCAAAGAAACCACCTTCCCAGCCAAATGTGTTCTCAACAAAGTTTTTGGAATGATGTTGGTTACCACCAGCTCTAGCAATGGCGCCCTTTGAAGCAAGACGAATTCGATCCTGAGAAAGAATTGTGTGCGCAAACTCAGGTTCTTCATGGACTGTGGGGTCGTCTGAAGCCAGAAGAGTGAGGGAATGACGTTTAATGGGACCCTCGACACCAGTTGCGTTATAGTACTCCTCGACGTAATGACTTGCCTGCTTGAGGTAGATATCGGCTGGGATGTAAGTTTCGCTGTACTGCAACTCGAGTGGGTGTTGGTCGCCATGGCGAACATGTAGTCCGACAATAGGCGCATGTACCGTAAGGCTGTCCTCAgcttttgcctttgcctttgcctgAAGACCAGTGATACGGTTGTCGACGTAGGTTTGATCCTCCTCGttcaggaagaagaggtcttCAAACCCTATGCGAGCCAGTTCAAAGAGATCCCGCAAGCCATTACCCGATCCAGCGACACGATGATTCTGAGCCAGCAGGGCTGGAAACACTTCCTTTGCCGTTGCAGCCGAGACAACCAAATGGCGAGCTTGAAAGGGGCAAGGAACCATGTGGTGCCTTGGGGGCGGGCGGCACTCTGGTACAGGGGGGATATCGAAGATTTGATCCCATGAACCGTAAGCCCACCGTTTgtcaacgatgaagaagtcaCGATTAAGCTGCTTAGCAAGTCCGTAAAAGGTCCACAACATCATGAGAGTATTACCAAGGCCGGCATCTGTGGATTCCAATACAAACGTCATGGTGCTCTCACAGACAGGCTTATGCTTCAGGTGTTTCTTATCGACGCCAACAAACTTGCCCTTGTTTTTGGCACGAAGCCCCTTTGTGGGAGTAAGAAGGCCTGATCTTTCGGCCTCGTAGACGTCGACATAGTATTCGTCCTGAGCATCGTAGTTGATAATGGCAGTTTCGGTGATGGGACCTTTGTTGTGCATGTCCCTTGCTCGCGAAGAAACTTCTCGACACTGGCTTCCCATTTCAGCATACTGCTCCATAGTCAGAGGAAAGTCTCCGTTGGGTGGGATGAAGACAGTCCACTTGGAACGGCccttgttgtcgttgacgatgattGGCGTAGGGAAGTCTGGGAAGGCATCCTGACCAACCATCTCAAATTCCTCTTGTTCAAAGTAAGGCCATACTGCAGCTGGAATCACACTTGGGTTCTGGAAAGCCATGGCCGCGAGATAGGAGACCGACAATAGGATGCCgaggagaaaaagacgaCGGAAGACTCGACTGGGTCGAGTGACCAGGATCTGACTCGATCTTCTTTTCGGGGGTCGAGGTACAAGCGCTGGGAGAGCTGGCGAGGCAGGTGgtgagaagaaaagatggttgaagttgaatcgtgacgaggttgaggaaaCTGGCCCTCGATCCTGGGCGTTATAAGAGCTGGCTCGACGTAGATTGAGTGCAGGCGgcaccaccaacatcttGGTTTGTGTAGAGTCCGACATTGTAAAAATTTAAGATAATGATTGTGATGTAaatgaagaagtcaagtaAAAAAGGTGAATGGGACCAAAACCAGCTATGTAGCTCGAAGAGTGCTGTTTTCTTCGGCCTGTTGGCTATGCAATGGTAAGAAGCCTGACAGAAGGTAAAATCGGTCCTGCTCGATAAGCGATTTGGTTGTAAGGAATGTCAAGAATAGAATGTGCTGGCTTTTGGCCCAATGGTGTAACACAAGCAGCAATGTGGTGTTTCTTTGAGTAGTGCCCACGAATACTCTGGACCAGAACGGGTTCTCTTCCCGATGGTCAGACAAACGTTCTAATTGTGGTAAATACAAATGTGATTTTCGTCACAACTTTGTCTCAAGAGAATCCGACGGTACAAAAACGGGCGAAATGAATGTGCAAAGAATCGAATAGTTAGTAGGTCAAGTTGAAAGTAGAGGCATCAAGCCTATCCGATGCGACCTGCACTGCAGAGaataagaaaagaagagaagataaaTGGTaaccaaaaaaaagtccATAGGACGTAGaacaaaggaagaagaaacaaaagattCCAGGATCAGAAGGAATCAGTATGTTAAATTTCTCCGGATCGTGTACTGGAATATCTGGGATATGAGGAAGACGTCCGTTGTTCGATGGGGCCGGCCCATGACAGGGTACACCCTGGATGGGAAGCAACTCCGAAGCAGCACTTGCTTGGGATGCTCAGGCACGGATGACATTTTGTATGAGGAAGGCACGACCTACAGCGTGATTGCACTAGACGGGATTTACATGTGACCAATTAGTGGTCTTTGGTCGCTTATTTTGCGCCTGCCATACGAGGCTAAAGTTATCCTCAATGCTCCTTCTAATCCTATCAATTTcacttgatgatattgtactctgtacagcaAGCATAGGTAGATGCCAGCCACATCACGCATTGCGGGGGATTATATTCTAGAGGAACATCAAACAAAGAAGCGCCAGGGGGTTTGACCATGATTTGTCCATCCGTACACTCTGCCTCAGACTAATTGTGCAAGGGGTACATACAACAAGCACAACTGCTCTGCGCCACGGCATAACGTCAATAGGAAACATATCGTGTTCCGGTTACCGACGATCATCCCACGAAAATCACCAGATCGTCTACAATTAGAGTTGAGAGCTGTTACAGAAGTTCGAAGCTGGCCTATTACATGCTCATACTTCTCTTTCGCCATGGGTAGGCgagatggtgatgatctCCTATGTCGTCACTTACCACCAGTTGAAAGCCGCCGGGATGTGGCATGAAATACGGAAGCCGAATTTTGTTACTCTAGTCCGGTTTATCACCCCTTGAGTTACTGTAACTCTCGCAAACCTCATCACCTTCCTGGGCTTTTCCATCGCTCTCTAGTCGAGTCTGAGAGCCTCGCACCCTAGTCCGCGCTTCTGCAAGGTACGGGCTCCTTGCTAATCTCGACAGGGATGTctggcaaaagcaaagaaaggcCGGGCTTCTTGCTTCTCACAAGTTCCAGCCCTGTTTCAGATTTTAGCAACTCTTTGACGGCCACAGCCAATCAAAGACATTTATCTGGCTGACCCCTCCAGACGCTCCTGTTGGTAATATCAGGGATCACATCTAGAAAATCAATACTATCAGACTTCCCAACTTTGAACGTTTCGACCACCgaggaaaaaaagaaacaaatgcTTTGCATCGTTTCGGAAAGTGCGGGCATTCGTCATGGGGTCAGGCAAAGGGATCCCTGAGCAAACAAATCATAACAAATTCGGAACGGAAGCTAGCAGAGAAACAAATCTTGCTGCTTAATTCACCGGATGCTTCGTCCCCGCGCGTTTGATGTTTGATTGACAAAACATCCGTCCTCGGATCCTAGCATGAGCATTGCGAACCGTAGTCTAACTCGATCATCAAACCATCATTGAGCATTGGGCACTATCGGATTTCATGCAACGCCTTACCACCACCTTACTTTGGCGTCATGTTCGTGGTCCGTCCAATGACCCGGCAGTAGTGAATGGACATGACCACAAGTCGCCAATAGAAACACGAATGAGTGGGCTAGGAAACTTCAGACCCCCAGCCGGCATGAGTTGATTGCCCTTGTGGATAATGGCAGAGCCAAACTGCCACCAAACAGTCACAGACAATCTGGTTCTTGATCCAATGGACCAAGGTTTAAGGACAGATACATACTGAAGACGACAAACCTGTCCGGGGATATACGATACATCACAATTAATTAACCACGGGCAAGAGCTTATGCTTCAACTGTCTCTTATTCTTTCGTTCCTGATATTctacttcttcctcattctcCATGATTAACTTGATGCAACAGCGAAGTGTCGCAGCTGCCGCTGAACTGAATGTTTCCGCCTTGGACTCGTCATGATATATAATACATAactgaaaagaaaaaaaaagtagCGGGATAATGGTCATCGGATCTCTTTGAGAGTAACCCTGCCACCCGCTCCCTTGTTCAAAGGAGTAAGAATATCGAAATAACACTGTCGCTGCTGTTCGCTGTTCTTCACCGAAGCCCGGAAACGAACAGGAATGTATGCGGGTAGCCGCATTgccaaaaaaagaacaagcaAACCAAAACTCGACCTTCCCCTCTGCCGTCTTCCCTTCAGTAACATACGAAAGTAAATTCGGGTATAACGCAACCAAAACCCTTTTCCCCGCAGATCCGTTCCCATTTCCTTAAACGCCTGTAAACCCAACACACATCTCTTGCCCTATGCCTCTACTGACACGTCGTTGCGATCCTCGGGTGGGTTGGGCGTAGGAGTTCGGCGTAATGGCTCAAGGTTTGGCTCTGCTAACGAGTCCATATTTTGTCCTACTGCCAAGCGTACACTTCCTCGCTTACCCCTGACAACTTGCCCTTTCTCAACTCGATCTTGGAGCATCTCGTCCAGAAGAttgttcatctcatcaacacctcgcgttcgcttcttctcggtcACTGCAGTTTTGGCACTGCCGGGCTTTTCGCTAGATGATTCCTGCACAGCTGGCTTTGGTGACAAGGGAGAGCGAGGTTCGACGGTTGCTTCAGCCGTATCTCGTGATCGTGCAGCGCTCCTCAAAGCCGCCAACATCCTGTCCTTGTCGTCCAGTCTCGCTCGAAGATCCGCAATCTCGGTGTCTTT
It contains:
- a CDS encoding cytochrome P450 51; this translates as MGLLQELAGHPLAQQFQELPLGQQVGIGFAVFLVLSVVLNVLNQLLFRNPNEPPMVFHWFPFVGSTITYGMDPPTFFRENRAKHGDVFTFILLGKKTTVAVGPAGNDFILNGKLKDVCAEEIYTVLTTPVFGKDVVYDCPNAKLMEQKKFMKIALTTEAFRSYVPIISSEVRDYFKRSPDFKGKSGIADIPKKMAEITIFTASHALQGSAIRSKFDESLAALYHDLDMGFTPINFMLHWAPLPWNRKRDHAQRTVAKIYMDTIKERRAKGNNESEHDMMKHLMNSTYKNGIRVPDHEVAHMMIALLMAGQHSSSSTSSWIMLRLAQYPHIMEELYQEQVKNLGADLPPLTYEDLAKLPLNQAIVKETLRLHAPIHSIMRAVKSPMPVPGTKYVIPTSHTLLAAPGVSATDSAFFPNPDEWDPHRWEADSPNFPRMASKGEDEEKIDYGYGLVSKGSASPYLPFGAGRHRCIGEHFANAQLQTIVAEVVREFKFRNVDGGHTLIDTDYASLFSRPLEPANIHWERRQ